In a single window of the Solea solea chromosome 14, fSolSol10.1, whole genome shotgun sequence genome:
- the LOC131472445 gene encoding probable serine/threonine-protein kinase kinX isoform X5 has product MSWFQSLRDDFTLRPFEIEHTHSDSAAMASGPPDVMANQEPAEVQEECSGKKKSKFQTFKKLFARKKRKEPAGADAGLKASQSSDDVSKAPENNTLTRSEKDKGSKVSLGSKALSHDSVFVSDSSEANEALGASQDSIHGKVKSLQLSRGASSRAMSPLVVPGDFSQPASPFACLDNSAAKHKLGLRHKACNRRKPVIKLELKEGESAVDGMLNTSITESLEDQEQQKTEVLSLDELNPEVRREEEEEEKEEMEEEEKEQSQHSRKSLLRHNEEREEADDSELEAEQDISQNPDNSTPPEQSLSEEEAPEAQPLPSSESNSRTSSLDSPSATPEPPAGAREYLLDPPGTTYGSVENKDENELELQADEDGGQEDKEEESSFLQEVLSSLKTPLVSCSLSVETEGVTLKTDEETEETANNVVEKEDEDKGKEEEADVEEPVSSQCVLSGSPPMGHAAEEEEEEVSILPCQEEMVPSEEEAKSEEEREEEGEEEEELVVERVVYNAQEEAAEKEEVDELEPEEERDTSMRKCDILVQDEELEEESETEEEAREVEKEAMEVEKEAIEVEKEAIKVEKEAIEVEKEAIEVEKEAIKVEEAAMEVEKEPEVNEEEWENREKDDVKEEEVEAEVSAGLEETEEAIEEVREDTEEMTETVCDTAEEEVEVAMSSQEADEDVDSVVGDDTTCTTKHTSGDDIPAEHGHLQVTKVQEVQESSEMVEAVVESDEQQSDQEEDVETHQPDMDETAHENLAEVFHVDQKQVEKDETEAMEQATVPAKPSSLFLLETHCETPSQESGPVSPSRTSTIHINLVSPSSEKAAPFFQQSPPAADAEETFTESSPPALAATKQQATATEEEQCAAEEEVEEVEEEQRSPLKDQATHPVPVEETVKQPSSSPEQSKVRFTIVPAWQRSQSLTPPSSPPAFISSGSPVVTEPGAEDVEAPTRKDLVVKAEPASSPKVEVLSPGRVRNVGSPTVKPQSNATLPPPSVKPQTSAVANTEESSVVVEGNPDNPFGVRLRKTSALHLFSSEEANTESAVESPVQPTSCKTEPPQPVGVKPSINHPVSNKPALPKKPDVHGDSGVKTKCISDPAAAAAAAAARGVSTGPESPSWISVAKQKQRIYKESSLDEITVKKEEQERKSSLPAYVSSTSKEQSNKTAEFTGKVSSLELSKPSASVEKEARKSLSPPTPVPPQPSKVHLLPCAVSPKPYVPPATAKHPDQKSLSAPTTVPVSLRAPSCTSPTSLPKPASSLSPPSKTPQPPSAAVTPAPFSSRTAPEKSASRAAGLPGQTTPSQRGLPPPALPQNEPPWMALAKKKAKAWSEMPQIVQ; this is encoded by the exons GAAAGAAAAAGTCCAAGTTCCAGACGTTTAAAAAATTATTCGCCAGGAAGAAGAGAAAGGAGCCCGCTGGAGCCGACGCGGGGCTGAAAGCCAGCCAATCAAGCGACGATGTCAGCAAGGCACCGGAGAACAACACGCTCACGCGATCAGAGAAAGATAAGGG gtcaaaggtcagcctggGCAGCAAGGCCTTGTCGCAtgactctgtctttgtttctgacTCGTCAGAAGCCAATGAGGCTCTTGGAGCGTCTCAGGACAGCATTCATGGGAAAGTGAAATCACTGCAG CTTTCCCGTGGAGCCTCCAGTAGAGCAATGAGTCCCTTGGTGGTTCCTGGGGACTTCAGTCAACCGGCCAGTCCCTTCGCCTGCTTGGACAACTCTGCTGCTAAACACAAGCTGGGCCTGAGACATAAAGCCTGCAACAGGAGGAAGCCTGTCATT AAGCTGGAGCTGAAAGAGGGAGAGTCTGCAGTGGATGGGATGCTGAACACCTCCATCACAGAGAGTTTGGAGGATCAAGAACAACAGAAGACAGAAG TTTTAAGCCTCGATGAGCTGAACCCAGAAGTAAGacgagaagaggaggaagaagagaaggaggagatggaagaggaggagaaagagcaaTCGCAGCATTCCAGAAAATCCCTGTTGAGACACAacgaggagagggaggaggcagACGATTCAGAGTTGGAGGCAGAACAGGATATTTCTCAAAACCCGGACAATTCCACTCCCCCTGAGCAAAGTCTGTCAGAGGAGGAAGCCCCAGAGGCCCAGCCCCTGCCCTCCTCCGAGTCCAACTCTAGAACGTCCTCTCTGGACAGTCCCAG TGCCACACCAGAGCCCCCTGCTGGTGCAAGAGAGTATCTACTGGATCCTCCAGGTACCACATATGGATCAGTAGAGAACAAGGATGAAAATGAGTTGGAACTGCAAGCAGATGAAGATGGAGGCcaggaggacaaggaggaggagagctcgTTCTTACAGGAGGTTCTGAGTTCCTTGAAAACACCTCTTGTGTCTTGTTCACTGAGCGTAGAGACTGAGGGTGTGACTCTGAAGACAGACGAGGAGACAGAGGAAACAGCGAACAATGTAGTGGAGAAAGAGGATGAGGATAAGGggaaggaagaagaagcagaCGTGGAAGAACCTGTGAGCTCTCAGTGTGTTCTCTCAGGTTCTCCACCCATGGGCCACGCcgctgaggaagaagaggaggaggtttcCATTCTTCCCTGTCAGGAAGAAATGGTTCCCTCTGAAGAAGAGGCAaaaagtgaagaagaaagagaagaagaaggagaggaggaagaagaactgGTTGTGGAACGAGTTGTTTATAATGCT caagaagaagctgcagagaaagaggaggtggATGAGCTTGAACCCGAGGAGGAACGTGATACATCCATGAGAAAATGTGACATCCTGGTACAGGATGAAGAACTGgaggaagagagtgagacagaggaggaggcaagggaggtggagaaggaggcaatggaggtggagaaggaggcaatagaggtggagaaggaggcaataaaggtggagaaggaggcaatagaggtggagaaggaggcaatagaggtggagaaggaggcaATAAAGGTGGAGGAGGCAGCAAtggaggtggagaaggagccAGAGGTGAATGAGGAAGAATGGGAGAACAGAGAAAAGGATGATGtcaaggaggaggaagtggaggcaGAAGTGAGTGCGGGACTGGAGGAGACGGAGGAAGCAATTGAAGAGGTGAgggaggacacagaggagatgACGGAGACCGTCTGTGatacagcagaggaagaagTTGAAGTTGCCATGTCgtcacaggaggcagatgaaGATGTAGATTCTGTGGTTGGAGATGACACCACATgcaccacaaaacacacaagtggCGACGACATCCCTGCAGAACACGGTCATCTGCAAGTTACCAAAGTGCAGGAGGTCCAAGAAAGCTCTGAGATGGTGGAGGCAGTTGTAGAGAGTGACGAACAGCAATCAGACCAAGAGGAAGATGTGGAAACACACCAACCTGATATGGATGAAACTGCACATGAGAATCTAGCTGAAGTTTTCCATGTAGACCAGAAACAAGTGGAAAAAGATGAAACTGAAGCCATGGAGCAAGCTACTGTGCCTGCAAAGCCGTCTTCTTTGTTTCTCCTGGAGACACATTGTGAGACTCCATCACAAGAAAGTGGACCTGTCTCTCCCAGTAGGACCAGCACAATCCACATTAATCTTGTTTCTCCCAGTTCAGAGAAAGCTGCACCTTTTTTCCAACAGTCTCCACCTGCTGCAGACGCTGAAGAAACTTTCACTGAGTCATCTCCTCCTGCTTTAGCTGCCACAAAGCAacaagcaacagcaacagaggAGGAACAATgtgctgctgaggaggaagtggaggaagtAGAGGAAGAGCAAAGGTCTCCTCTCAAAGACCAAGCGACACATCCCGTCCCTGTGGAGGAAACTGTCAAACAACCATCCAGCAGTCCAGAGCAGAGTAAAGTCCGCTTCACCATCGTGCCTGCCTGGCAGAGATCACAAAGTTTgactcctccttcttctccacctGCATTCATCTCCTCTGGGTCACCTGTGGTCACAGAAcctggagctgaagatgtggAAGCTCCAACAAGGAAGGATCTTGTTGTGAAAGCAGAGCCAGCAAGTTCACCTAAGGTCGAAGTGCTGAGTCCTGGTAGAGTGAGGAATGTCGGGAGCCCCACTGTCAAACCACAGAGCAATGCGACACTGCCTCCACCCTCCGTCAAACCTCAGACCTCAGCTGTTGCAAACACAGAAG AAAGCTCTGTTGTGGTGGAGGGAAACCCTGACAATCCATTTGGAGTCCGGCTGAGGAAGACTTCCGCTCTGCACCTCTTCAGCTCAGAGGAAGCAAACACAGAG TCGGCCGTTGAATCTCCAGTTCAGCCAACCAGCTGTAAAACTGAGCCTCCACAGCCAGTCGGAGTGAAACCCTCTATAAATCATCCAGTCAGTAACAAGCCGGCCCTCCCTAAGAAACCAGACGTGCACGGAGATAGTGGAGTTAAAACCAAGTGCATCTCAG acccagcagcagcagcagctgcagctgcagctcgtGGTGTTTCTACTGGACCTGAGTCTCCCAGTTGGATCTCTGTGGccaaacagaaacagaggaTCTATAAAGAAAGCTCACTGGATGAGATCACTGTCAAGAAG GAAGAGCAAGAGAGGAAGTCTTCACTGCCAGCATACGTTAGCTCAACAAGCAAGGAGCAGAGCAACAAGACAGCCGAATTCACAGGCaaag tGAGTTCGCTGGAGTTGAGTAAGCCGTCGGCGTCTGTAGAAAAGGAGGCAAGGAAAAGTCTCTCTCCTCCGACTCCAGTGCCACCTCAACCTTCAAAAGTCCACTTGCTGCCCTGTGCAGTCTCTCCAAAACCCTACGTTCCCCCTGCCACAGCCAAACATCCAGACCAAAAATCCCTTTCAGCTCCAACTACGGTTCCAGTTTCACTAAGAGCCCCCTCTTGCACAAGCCCAACATCTCTTCCCAAACCTGCCTCTTCCTTATCTCCTCCCTCTAAGACTCCCCAGCCCCCGAGTGCTGCCGTCACCCCTGCACCTTTTTCATCGAGAACAGCTCCAGAAAAGTCTGCTTCGAGAGCTGCAGGTCTCCCTGGACAGACCACACCCTCCCAGCGAGGCCTGCCTCCCCCCGCTTTGCCCCAGAACGAGCCTCCATGGATGGCACTGGCCAAGAAGAAGGCCAAAGCCTGGAGTGAGATGCCTCAGATCGTCCAGTGA